A genomic region of Raphanus sativus cultivar WK10039 chromosome 6, ASM80110v3, whole genome shotgun sequence contains the following coding sequences:
- the LOC108836743 gene encoding uncharacterized protein LOC108836743, translating into MAKSKGASLINRLRQAVNKVNFLLNFKISSLWGIVPMLDSSSSLRFSFNDRPGLAAACAEENEPDSTGFSRGALYRAGSYDPPSDEDIDNKAEMFIANFYKQLKIERQISLELKYCLGNNQSFNYRSP; encoded by the coding sequence ATGGCAAAGAGCAAAGGCGCTTCCCTAATAAACCGGTTGAGACAAGCCGTCAATAAAGTGAATTTCTTGTTGAATTTCAAGATAAGCAGCCTCTGGGGTATTGTACCAATGCTtgattcttcttcatctcttcgGTTTAGTTTCAACGATAGACCAGGTTTAGCAGCGGCTTGTGCAGAGGAGAATGAACCGGACTCAACCGGTTTTTCAAGAGGAGCGTTGTATAGAGCTGGGAGTTATGATCCACCTTCAGACGAAGACATAGACAACAAAGCTGAGATGTTCATAGCTAATTTCTACAAGCAGCTTAAGATTGAGAGACAAATCTCTTTAGAACTTAAATATTGCTTGGGTAATAATCAAAGTTTCAACTATAGGTCGCCTTAG